A genomic stretch from Synergistota bacterium includes:
- a CDS encoding ROK family protein has translation MKLSIGIDIGGTFIKGGVITEGGEVVDFLKIKTPDSRMVKDVIGVVKSIINNLIAKYEVSSIGVASPGSVSKDGFVLFSPNFPSWRDIPLKQLIEKEIGFSIILDNDANAYAFGEYEIGCAKNVNDFILLTLGTGVGGAIFSGGKLIKGYMGIGGELGHIVVGDEGPVCGCGNIGCLETYSSLSGIFKLLKEEGFEEEYWDSLSLLRLYREGEPIAKRIISKFINYLIKAIISYVHIFNPQLIILGGGLSRDYREILRDLTKKVNERVMPSFRDTFSIVFSSLSDEAGMIGIALMALKANSNSFFL, from the coding sequence ATGAAGCTATCCATAGGTATAGATATTGGCGGAACTTTTATAAAAGGTGGTGTTATTACTGAAGGAGGAGAAGTTGTTGATTTTTTAAAAATTAAAACACCGGATAGTAGAATGGTTAAGGATGTGATTGGAGTTGTTAAGTCTATTATTAATAATCTTATAGCTAAATATGAAGTAAGCTCTATAGGTGTAGCTTCACCAGGTTCTGTTTCAAAAGATGGTTTTGTATTGTTTTCACCTAATTTCCCCAGTTGGCGGGACATTCCTCTGAAACAACTTATAGAAAAGGAAATAGGGTTTTCTATTATATTAGACAACGATGCTAACGCTTATGCTTTTGGAGAATATGAAATTGGATGTGCTAAAAATGTAAATGATTTTATTCTTTTAACGCTTGGAACAGGTGTAGGAGGGGCTATTTTCTCTGGTGGTAAGCTTATTAAAGGATATATGGGAATAGGAGGGGAGCTTGGACATATAGTTGTGGGGGATGAGGGACCGGTTTGTGGTTGCGGAAATATAGGATGTTTGGAGACTTACTCTTCCTTGAGTGGCATATTTAAGCTTCTTAAGGAGGAGGGCTTTGAGGAAGAATATTGGGACTCCCTTAGTTTGCTCAGACTTTATAGGGAAGGAGAACCTATAGCTAAAAGAATTATTAGCAAATTTATTAATTATTTAATTAAAGCCATTATAAGCTATGTTCATATATTCAATCCTCAGCTTATAATTCTTGGAGGAGGACTATCAAGAGATTATAGAGAGATTTTAAGAGATTTAACCAAGAAAGTTAATGAACGTGTTATGCCTAGTTTTAGGGATACATTTAGTATAGTTTTTTCTTCACTATCTGATGAAGCTGGCATGATCGGTATAGCTCTTATGGCTTTAAAGGCGAATAGCAATTCCTTTTTCCTTTAG
- a CDS encoding cytochrome c biogenesis protein CcdA, with the protein MESVSFSLAFIAGLITFFTPCIFPLIPSYIAFIAGLSLNDIGNKKKIPLIAIEIFSFLIGLSLIFIILGYSAGGLGKLVIKHKEFIRLVGGGLAIILGIQFILDKYIISLGFKSNFKTKRKNLPLIGSFLLGFSFGLGWSPCIGPTLTTILLYATSTENPFLGASLLLTYGMGFCIPLLITGITIHKAFDIFGKITQYLKPIRIISGIVLILMGISMITH; encoded by the coding sequence TTGGAAAGTGTAAGTTTTTCTTTAGCTTTTATAGCAGGGTTAATAACTTTCTTCACACCCTGTATTTTTCCGTTAATCCCCTCATATATAGCTTTTATAGCAGGATTAAGTTTAAATGATATTGGGAACAAAAAGAAAATACCCCTTATTGCAATAGAGATCTTTTCCTTTTTAATCGGTCTTTCCCTGATATTTATAATATTAGGATACAGTGCCGGAGGTCTTGGAAAACTAGTTATAAAACATAAAGAGTTTATAAGACTTGTAGGAGGAGGTTTAGCAATAATTTTAGGCATCCAGTTCATATTAGACAAATATATAATATCTTTAGGATTTAAAAGCAATTTTAAAACCAAAAGAAAAAATCTACCTTTAATAGGCTCTTTCCTTTTGGGATTTTCTTTCGGATTAGGATGGTCTCCCTGCATAGGACCAACACTTACAACTATTCTACTTTATGCTACATCAACCGAAAACCCTTTTCTTGGAGCGAGTCTTCTTTTGACCTATGGTATGGGATTCTGCATTCCCCTGCTCATAACAGGGATAACTATACATAAGGCTTTTGACATCTTTGGCAAAATAACCCAATACTTAAAACCAATCAGAATAATTTCAGGAATAGTGCTTATACTGATGGGTATAAGCATGATAACACACTAA
- the hisIE gene encoding bifunctional phosphoribosyl-AMP cyclohydrolase/phosphoribosyl-ATP diphosphatase HisIE encodes MNLKFDENGLIPVITQDYKTKEVLMLAYMNKDAFEKTLETGYVHYWSRSRKSIWKKGESSGNLQKVISIKYDCDEDALLIEVEQKGVACHTGNYSCFYRSICQPEKLFSSTILDELYKIIENRIKDLPEGSYTASLVKEGEDAIIRKIGEESVEVILAFKNKNKKELIAESADLLYHLLVALAFKEVKLDEVWEELEKRRKRTQEKDPEGKLGKVAE; translated from the coding sequence ATGAATCTCAAGTTTGACGAAAATGGATTAATACCAGTAATCACCCAAGATTATAAAACAAAAGAAGTTTTAATGTTAGCTTATATGAATAAAGATGCCTTTGAAAAAACCTTAGAAACGGGCTATGTTCACTATTGGAGTAGATCCAGAAAGAGTATATGGAAAAAAGGAGAAAGCTCTGGAAATCTTCAGAAAGTAATAAGTATAAAGTATGATTGCGATGAAGATGCTTTACTTATAGAAGTAGAGCAAAAGGGAGTTGCCTGCCATACAGGCAACTATTCCTGTTTCTATAGAAGTATCTGCCAACCTGAAAAACTTTTCTCATCAACTATACTTGATGAGCTGTACAAAATAATAGAAAATAGAATTAAAGACTTACCAGAGGGATCCTATACAGCCTCCTTAGTTAAAGAAGGAGAAGATGCCATCATTCGGAAAATTGGAGAAGAATCTGTAGAAGTAATTTTAGCCTTTAAAAATAAAAACAAAAAAGAGCTTATTGCAGAAAGTGCAGATTTATTGTATCATTTACTTGTAGCTTTAGCTTTCAAGGAGGTGAAATTAGATGAGGTCTGGGAGGAACTCGAGAAGAGAAGGAAGAGGACGCAAGAAAAAGATCCTGAAGGGAAACTGGGAAAAGTGGCGGAGTGA
- a CDS encoding efflux RND transporter permease subunit codes for MLKLVRFSVNRPVTVLMIFFGVLVLGIFSLIHLRIDLLPEIEQPVINVMTTWSGASAADVESEITKVMEDYLSTISGLDELQSRSLDGISIVTCIFKWGRDLSDATNDIRDQIERVKRFLPEDADDPRILKFSTTMSPVLILVFTASENYYQLYRIVDKYVRDAVERVPGVGTTSVMGGLERQINVILDLVKLEAYNISLSQVKNALRMSNVTIPAGTIEVGVREFNLRIPGKYNSIDEIANTVVGAYGGRPIYLKDIAKVEDGFADENVKSFGNGKRSVILVVRKQTDANTVEVANGVKSKLPYIKTLLPKDADVYIAIDSSEFIVLAIKSLVITLLQGLGLVMLITLLFLRRFGATLTIGLSIPFSLIITFILMFGGKYTINLISLSSLAIASGMVVDNSIVVLENITRYMERGVKPFVAATVGTAEVGAAVLASTLTTLAVFVPLMFITGFSGVMFKQLAFVMSAAVGASLFIALTLIPSVAARRLKSEIKKGIFYKFGERALVALERFYKVLLSLALRVRWFVVAMAVLGLVFTGFLFKHIGLEFVSSADMGEVRVTFYLPEGTSIKAAEDYMMKVVKFIEERIPEKVSYYSRCGSGGQGVLFGSRAGSNVVEVGVKLVSKTKRNRSDREIARVIRGYLRSLPGIESISVRTSTFLTSMLSGVRGGSSLQIDIAGDDLDVLRNVANQVKQIVETVKGVVDVSISQGEPRPELWIEVDREKASLLGVNMSLLGDTIRTYFEGTSPTSYSEGGEEYDIVLRLREDQRNNLELLSQLPILTSTGNLIKLGSIAKVERRLGPMEITRKERMRVFTIDASVIDKAISEVEREIKEKLSKEELPTGVNIFFRGEIKQMKETYADLLKVLALGIMLVYMVMASQFEAFLDPLVIMFSVPFAFTGVALGLYMFKQPLSTHAFLGIIMLVGIVVNNAIVLVDYTNLMRARGYRLFEAVLETGVRRLRPVLMTTLTTVGGMIPMLVSRGEGAEIWKPLAAVIIAGLSFSTLVTLILIPVVYTIVEQYLRRKKRFVESGEAEILERAMGETEEILPRSL; via the coding sequence ATGCTTAAACTTGTGAGGTTTTCAGTCAATAGGCCTGTTACTGTTTTAATGATCTTTTTTGGCGTTTTGGTTTTAGGAATATTTTCTCTTATTCATCTTAGAATAGATCTTTTGCCAGAAATAGAGCAGCCGGTAATAAATGTGATGACTACATGGTCTGGAGCAAGCGCAGCGGATGTAGAATCTGAGATTACTAAGGTAATGGAGGATTATCTGTCTACTATTTCAGGATTGGATGAGCTGCAATCACGCTCGCTGGATGGGATATCAATAGTAACGTGTATTTTTAAATGGGGTAGAGATTTATCGGATGCAACTAATGATATAAGAGATCAAATCGAAAGAGTGAAGAGATTTTTACCAGAGGATGCCGATGATCCAAGAATTTTGAAGTTCTCTACGACTATGTCTCCCGTCTTGATTTTAGTTTTCACTGCGAGTGAAAATTATTATCAGCTCTATCGTATAGTTGATAAATATGTTAGGGATGCGGTGGAAAGAGTACCCGGTGTTGGGACTACATCAGTTATGGGTGGTTTAGAGCGTCAAATAAACGTTATTTTAGATCTTGTGAAACTTGAAGCTTATAATATATCGCTTTCTCAAGTTAAAAATGCTTTAAGGATGAGTAATGTTACTATACCCGCTGGAACAATTGAAGTTGGGGTTAGGGAGTTTAATTTAAGAATTCCTGGAAAATACAATAGCATTGATGAAATTGCCAATACTGTGGTTGGTGCGTATGGTGGAAGACCCATTTATCTTAAAGATATTGCGAAAGTTGAGGATGGTTTTGCTGATGAAAATGTCAAATCTTTTGGAAATGGAAAGAGATCTGTTATTCTCGTAGTTAGGAAGCAAACCGATGCAAATACTGTGGAAGTTGCTAATGGAGTTAAGAGTAAACTGCCTTATATTAAGACTCTTCTTCCTAAAGATGCAGATGTTTACATAGCTATAGATTCATCAGAGTTTATAGTTCTTGCGATTAAAAGTCTTGTCATTACCTTGCTCCAAGGTTTGGGATTAGTTATGTTAATAACCCTTCTTTTCCTAAGAAGGTTTGGAGCAACTCTTACTATAGGTCTTTCTATACCTTTTTCTCTTATAATAACCTTTATTCTTATGTTTGGGGGTAAGTATACTATAAATCTTATTTCCCTTTCCTCTCTTGCTATAGCTTCTGGTATGGTAGTAGATAACTCTATAGTTGTTCTCGAAAATATTACACGTTATATGGAACGAGGAGTGAAACCTTTTGTAGCTGCAACTGTTGGGACTGCAGAGGTGGGAGCTGCTGTTTTAGCTTCTACTTTAACTACTCTTGCTGTTTTTGTTCCTTTGATGTTTATAACCGGATTTTCTGGAGTTATGTTTAAACAGCTTGCTTTCGTCATGTCGGCTGCAGTTGGGGCATCATTATTTATAGCTCTTACGCTTATACCTTCTGTAGCGGCAAGGAGATTAAAATCGGAGATTAAGAAAGGAATCTTTTACAAATTTGGTGAGAGAGCTTTGGTTGCTCTTGAGAGGTTTTATAAAGTTTTATTAAGTCTAGCATTAAGGGTGAGATGGTTTGTTGTGGCAATGGCTGTTTTAGGTTTGGTGTTCACAGGGTTTTTATTTAAACATATTGGGTTAGAGTTTGTTTCAAGTGCCGATATGGGAGAAGTACGCGTGACTTTTTATTTACCTGAAGGGACAAGTATAAAAGCTGCAGAGGATTATATGATGAAAGTAGTTAAGTTTATAGAAGAAAGAATTCCTGAGAAAGTAAGCTATTATAGTCGCTGTGGATCTGGAGGTCAGGGGGTGCTTTTTGGTTCTAGAGCTGGATCAAATGTAGTTGAAGTGGGAGTGAAGCTTGTATCTAAGACCAAGAGGAATAGGAGTGATAGAGAGATAGCAAGAGTAATAAGAGGATATTTAAGGAGTTTACCTGGTATAGAAAGTATAAGTGTTAGAACTTCTACTTTTTTAACTTCTATGCTTTCTGGGGTTCGAGGTGGTAGTTCTCTTCAGATTGATATTGCTGGGGATGATTTAGATGTTTTAAGAAACGTAGCTAATCAGGTTAAACAAATAGTCGAGACTGTAAAAGGTGTGGTTGATGTCTCAATATCTCAAGGAGAGCCTCGTCCGGAGCTTTGGATAGAGGTTGATAGGGAAAAGGCCTCTTTATTAGGTGTAAACATGAGTCTGCTTGGAGATACTATAAGGACTTACTTTGAAGGGACATCTCCAACAAGTTATAGTGAAGGTGGAGAGGAGTACGATATAGTTCTTCGGCTTAGAGAGGACCAAAGGAATAACCTAGAGTTACTATCTCAATTACCTATATTGACATCTACTGGTAATTTAATAAAACTTGGAAGCATTGCGAAGGTAGAAAGAAGATTGGGTCCCATGGAAATAACAAGGAAGGAGAGAATGAGGGTTTTTACTATTGATGCGAGTGTTATTGACAAAGCTATAAGCGAAGTTGAAAGAGAGATTAAAGAGAAGCTATCTAAAGAGGAACTTCCTACAGGTGTGAATATATTCTTTAGAGGTGAGATAAAACAGATGAAAGAAACCTATGCAGATTTGCTAAAAGTGCTGGCTCTTGGTATCATGCTTGTATACATGGTTATGGCATCTCAGTTTGAAGCGTTTCTTGACCCTTTAGTTATAATGTTTTCCGTTCCTTTTGCTTTTACTGGTGTAGCTTTGGGACTTTATATGTTTAAACAACCTTTAAGTACCCACGCTTTTTTAGGGATAATAATGCTTGTAGGTATAGTAGTTAATAATGCAATAGTACTTGTAGATTATACTAATCTTATGAGAGCAAGAGGATATCGATTATTTGAGGCTGTCTTAGAAACCGGTGTTAGAAGACTTAGACCTGTGCTTATGACAACTTTGACCACTGTAGGAGGTATGATTCCAATGCTCGTTTCGAGAGGAGAGGGGGCGGAAATATGGAAACCCTTGGCGGCAGTTATAATAGCTGGATTAAGTTTTTCTACTCTGGTTACATTGATATTGATACCGGTGGTTTATACTATTGTTGAACAGTATCTTAGAAGAAAGAAGAGGTTTGTCGAAAGTGGAGAGGCGGAGATTTTGGAAAGAGCTATGGGGGAAACTGAGGAGATTCTACCTCGTTCACTTTAG
- the hisF gene encoding imidazole glycerol phosphate synthase subunit HisF: MLAKRIIPCLDVKEGRVVKGINFINLRDAGDPVELAKVYNSEGADELVFLDITASLENRDTMLRVIERVSEVLFIPLTVGGGIRDINDIRNALLAGADKVSINTAAVLNPEIIRESSTLFGRQCIVVAIDAKKTNKTKSSWEVFIKSGTQATGIDAIEWAKTVENLGAGEILLTSMDKDGTEDGYDVELTKAIVENVNIPVIASGGAGKIEDFFEVFLKAKASAALAATLFHYGKIRIGELKFYLKEKGIAIRL, from the coding sequence ATGTTAGCTAAAAGAATAATACCCTGTTTAGATGTAAAGGAAGGGAGGGTAGTTAAAGGAATAAACTTCATCAACCTTAGAGATGCGGGTGACCCTGTAGAACTAGCTAAAGTTTACAACTCGGAAGGAGCAGACGAACTTGTTTTTCTTGATATAACAGCTTCTCTAGAAAATCGAGATACAATGTTAAGAGTTATTGAAAGGGTTTCAGAAGTGCTTTTCATTCCACTAACTGTTGGAGGAGGAATTAGAGACATAAATGATATAAGAAATGCACTTTTAGCTGGAGCAGATAAGGTATCTATAAACACAGCAGCAGTCTTAAACCCAGAAATAATAAGAGAATCATCCACTCTCTTTGGCAGGCAATGTATAGTCGTAGCAATAGATGCTAAAAAGACAAATAAAACTAAGAGTTCATGGGAAGTTTTTATAAAGAGCGGGACACAAGCAACAGGAATAGATGCTATTGAATGGGCAAAAACCGTTGAAAACTTAGGAGCTGGAGAAATATTGCTCACAAGCATGGATAAAGACGGAACCGAAGATGGATATGATGTAGAATTAACAAAAGCTATAGTTGAAAATGTTAATATACCAGTTATAGCCTCTGGAGGAGCTGGTAAAATAGAGGACTTCTTCGAAGTTTTCTTAAAAGCCAAGGCAAGTGCCGCTTTAGCAGCTACATTATTTCATTATGGAAAGATACGAATAGGAGAACTAAAATTTTACCTAAAGGAAAAAGGAATTGCTATTCGCCTTTAA
- a CDS encoding TlpA family protein disulfide reductase gives MKTSILVLTALVLVFTFGLNNTFALEGIKLPSLFNPEESFSLFDLKGKVLLLNFWTIGCPYCKMVLPILDKIQAIFPNDIRVISILYARGKDIDEAKRWIHEKGINKILFLLDEKGIAFKEFDIVGIPHTIFFDCDGNKVTELRGAFSEEFILSVVRKILGK, from the coding sequence ATGAAAACGAGTATTTTGGTTTTGACAGCTTTAGTGTTGGTTTTTACTTTTGGATTGAATAATACTTTTGCTCTCGAAGGAATAAAATTACCCTCCCTTTTTAATCCTGAAGAGAGCTTTTCTTTATTTGATCTTAAAGGAAAGGTGCTTCTTTTAAACTTTTGGACTATAGGTTGTCCTTATTGTAAAATGGTGTTACCAATATTAGATAAGATACAAGCTATCTTTCCTAACGATATAAGGGTGATTTCAATTTTGTACGCTCGGGGTAAGGATATAGATGAAGCTAAGAGGTGGATTCACGAAAAAGGTATAAATAAAATTTTATTCCTCTTAGATGAAAAGGGAATAGCTTTTAAAGAGTTTGATATTGTTGGAATTCCGCATACTATATTTTTTGATTGTGACGGGAATAAAGTAACAGAGCTTCGCGGAGCTTTTTCTGAAGAATTCATACTTTCCGTAGTCCGAAAAATCTTAGGTAAGTGA
- a CDS encoding YerC/YecD family TrpR-related protein, which produces MKGNWEKWRSESTDQLCKAFLCLKTIEECYAFLEDIATIAEIKALAQRFEVAKLLAEGYTYAKVAEKTGASSATISRVKRALEYGAGGYTLVIDRLKKTGETKEEISTGSSDI; this is translated from the coding sequence CTGAAGGGAAACTGGGAAAAGTGGCGGAGTGAATCTACCGATCAGCTTTGTAAAGCATTCCTCTGCCTTAAAACAATAGAAGAATGCTATGCTTTCTTAGAGGATATAGCCACTATAGCCGAAATAAAAGCTTTAGCTCAAAGATTTGAGGTTGCAAAACTTCTTGCTGAAGGGTATACTTATGCAAAGGTTGCTGAAAAAACAGGCGCAAGCTCTGCAACCATAAGCAGAGTTAAAAGAGCGCTTGAATACGGAGCAGGAGGGTATACACTCGTAATTGACAGACTTAAGAAAACTGGGGAAACAAAAGAGGAAATATCTACCGGAAGCTCTGATATTTGA
- a CDS encoding HAD family hydrolase: MTDLRKLGKQKRKYLPEALIFDIDGTLLDVSCSFHATAIKASDIWWEAYEKALPPFKGNLELIEKLKSLPGFNDDWEVSIAIILLQKYMLGKSKDPREVLDSLSPNGLKDLEKKTGIFIEENRKELIKRICMEIYGGEKCENFYGFKPFFWEKEGFWKREKPIFDISEVKRKFLIGIYTGRTWKEAQNALFQLDLKLPKSHIITSEEYKKPDPRGLFKLVQELKVNYAIYIGDSEDDRLTALSYRKQFKFPLIEFIHAKDFTYLRFFGLRKV; encoded by the coding sequence TTGACAGACTTAAGAAAACTGGGGAAACAAAAGAGGAAATATCTACCGGAAGCTCTGATATTTGACATAGATGGGACCTTACTTGACGTTAGTTGCTCTTTCCACGCAACAGCTATAAAAGCCTCCGACATATGGTGGGAGGCCTATGAAAAGGCCCTCCCGCCTTTTAAAGGCAACCTTGAGTTAATAGAAAAGCTCAAATCGCTTCCTGGCTTTAATGATGATTGGGAAGTATCTATTGCTATTATTTTACTACAAAAGTATATGCTAGGTAAAAGCAAAGATCCAAGAGAGGTTTTAGATTCTTTATCTCCGAACGGACTTAAAGACTTAGAAAAAAAGACAGGGATTTTCATCGAAGAAAACAGAAAAGAGCTGATAAAAAGAATCTGCATGGAAATATATGGTGGAGAAAAATGCGAAAACTTTTACGGTTTTAAGCCCTTTTTCTGGGAAAAAGAAGGTTTCTGGAAGAGAGAAAAACCGATTTTTGATATATCTGAAGTTAAGAGAAAATTCCTTATAGGAATATATACTGGTAGAACATGGAAAGAAGCTCAAAATGCACTGTTTCAGCTTGATCTTAAGTTACCTAAAAGCCATATAATAACTTCTGAAGAATACAAGAAACCTGATCCTCGCGGACTATTCAAACTAGTTCAAGAACTAAAAGTTAACTACGCTATATATATAGGGGACTCCGAAGATGATAGACTTACAGCATTAAGCTATAGAAAGCAGTTCAAGTTCCCACTTATCGAATTCATACATGCAAAGGATTTCACTTACCTAAGATTTTTCGGACTACGGAAAGTATGA